Proteins encoded by one window of Antechinus flavipes isolate AdamAnt ecotype Samford, QLD, Australia chromosome 4, AdamAnt_v2, whole genome shotgun sequence:
- the TCHH gene encoding trichohyalin — MPQLLKSIIDIIEVYQQYVQSDCGGTALSKKALKNLLQKEFGDILRRPHDPETVDLVLQLLDRDCNGFVDFKEFLLLLFKIAQACYYALSQATGNEEKRRVKREENQRKREAQERQLQEEEELQRAEQQERERQRSEGRQQRERPRASKEEQLHQQEQERRLQKLERTLQEREQQVQERKRQRFEDEQLQRPGKEKQRERQVREGEQKRRRELEQDLRRREQRQERTEERYGKREQERQQRERQRERQEESRQERAEQSLEEEPQLRRQEERQVREQGESRGLRLQWQLEREVQGRQNKLYSEPRRQEDGQFLEEEARRRQQREERERRQERERQLREEEALQRQDRFGQLRDGDYDSFEEEQERQRREEVQARRQQIRDRQRQEEERRRDFKIQWLPEEEAERRRNRLYSKPSEQERRAQRERQLREEEERERRPLQEQRGQLYREEEQLLQEEEQLRRRQEREERQRRQERGRQLREEEALQRQDRFGQLRDGDYESFREEQESQRREEEQARRRQIRDRQRQEEERRRDLKVQWLPEIEAERRRSRLYSKPSEQERREQRERQLQEEEEQLQSLEQEVEKRREALEKRKRQEQRDRQYREEKKLQEEKEQLQRLEREEKRRQEQRDSQYREEEQLQEEEEQLQRLEQEVEKRRKELETRRRQDERDGQYREEEQLQEEERQLRRLEQEIEKKREELEKRRRQEQRDGQYREEEKLRKEEEQLRRLEQEVEKRREELEKRRRQDQRDGQYREEEQLQEEERQLRRLEQEVEKKREELEKRRRQEQRDGQYREEEQLQRLEREEKRRSQEQRDRQNREEEQLQEEEEQLQRLEQEVEKRREELEKRRRQEQRDGQYREEEQLQEEEEQLQRLEQEVEKRREELEKRRRQEQRNRQYREEEQLKEEENQLRRLEREVEKRREGLEKKRRQLKRDREFREKEQLQEEEEQLQEEEEQLQEEEEQLQEEEEQLQGLEREVEKRREALEKRRRQEERGRQYREGQKIQEEEEQLQSLERELEKRREELEKRRRQEQRDRQYREEEKLQEEKEQFQEEEEQLQRLEQEVEKRREKLEKRRRQERSGGQYREREKLQEEEQLQEEEEQLQRLEREEKRKRLEQRDGQYREEEQLQEEEEQLQRLEREKRRRQEQRDRQYREEEQLQEEEEQLQRLEQEVEKRRAALEKRRRQEKRDRQYREEEQLQAEEEKRQEEREEKRPRLQQRDRQYGEEEEELGFQEREEQYPESEEFQEQESDLPFREEAQSRRLKWQWQPQKENEARNRRLYSKRREDEQRDWEQDDSQVRDWPADDDDEYGRGDLDRPFRYEKSRRGQDRQFYQDDQEERRSRREREAEKQRLQERDELSREEEQRLRRERRRLQEQDGKFLEEEQLSREEQEEYEEKKRFRQSRDRKFREEQEFRRQDQERRKRLTQARDRQLQEEEELYPEERDRQYRKERGSQEARDRQFQEEESVLRQQREERRRRQEQFFGKEREQALRRQQEQDRTFREEEQLRRQEREQELRRRQERDRAFPREEQLRDEELEQEQRRRQERDSKFREQEQSLQQAVEEERRQRLEQDRKFREEEQLYREEQEQRRRQEPSRRSREEEQLRRQELEQEQRRQEQRRQEPARRSREEEQLRRQELEQEREQRRQEQRRQEPARRFREEEQLRRQELEQEREQRRQEPARRFREEEQLRRQELEQEREQRRQEPARRFREEEQLRRQELEQEREQRRQEPARRFREEEQLRRQELEQEREQRRQEPARRFREEEQLRRQELEQEREQRRQEPARRFREEEQLRRQELEQEREQRRQEPARRFREEEQLRRQELEQEREQRRQEPARRFREEEQLRRQELEQEREQRRQEPARRFREEEQLRRQELEQEREQRRQEPARRFREEEQLRRQELEQEREQRRQEPARRFREEEQLRRQELEQEREQRRQEPARRFREEEQLRRQELEQEREQRRQEPARRFREEEQLRRQELEQEQEQRRQEREKRVRDEQLRRQEREGQRYSQEFDAQTRGQLRERQSREEDKNRRQLQDFSSRQISKPIVRSSPLYEYIQEQRSQYRP; from the exons ATGCCTCAACTACTGAAAAGCATCATTGATATCATTGAAGTTTACCAGCAATATGTACAAAGTGATTGTGGTGGAACAGCACTAAGCAAAAAAGCTCTGAAGAATCTTCTGCAGAAGGAGTTTGGGGATATCCTCCGG AGACCACATGACCCCGAGACTGTGGACCTGGTCCTGCAGCTTCTAGATCGAGATTGTAATGGGTTTGTTGATTTCAAAGAGTTTCTTTTGCTATTGTTCAAAATAGCTCAAGCTTGTTATTATGCGCTTAGCCAGGCCACAGGGAAcgaagagaaaagaagagttaAGCGAGAGGAAAACCAGAGGAAGCGCGAAGCCCAGGAGAGGCAACTCCAAGAGGAAGAAGAGCTGCAGCGGGCCGAACAACAGGAACGCGAGAGGCAGCGAAGTGAAGGGCGCCAGCAGCGGGAGAGGCCGAGGGCCTCTAAGGAAGAGCAGCTGCATCAACAAGAACAAGAAAGGCGGCTCCAGAAACTGGAAAGGACACTCCAGGAGCGCGAGCAGCAGGTCCAGGAGCGCAAGAGACAGCGCTTTGAGGACGAGCAACTGCAAAGACCgggaaaggaaaaacagagagagaggcaggttCGAGAAGGTGAGCAGAAAAGGAGACGAGAGCTAGAACAAGATCTTCGGCGCCGCGAGCAGAGACAGGAGCGCACAGAAGAACGGTACGGAAAACGCGAGCAGGAGAGGCAGcaaagggagaggcagagagagcgCCAGGAAGAAAGCAGGCAGGAGCGAGCAGAGCAAAGCTTGGAGGAAGAGCCCCAGCTGAGACGTCAGGAAGAAAGACAGGTCCGCGAGCAGGGTGAGAGCCGCGGCCTCCGGCTGCAATGGCAACTCGAAAGGGAAGTTCAAGGGCGGCAGAACAAACTCTACTCTGAGCCCCGCAGACAGGAGGATGGCCAGTTCCTGGAGGAAGAGGCGAGGCGCCGAcagcagagagaggagagagagcggCGTCAGGAGCGAGAAAGGCAGCTGCGCGAGGAAGAAGCACTGCAGCGTCAGGACAGGTTCGGGCAGCTGCGGGATGGGGACTACGACAGCTTCGAAGAAGAGCAGGAAAGACAGCGGCGTGAAGAGGTGCAGGCTCGCCGCCAACAGATACGCGACCGGCAGCGCCAAGAGGAGGAGCGGCGCCGCGACTTCAAAATCCAGTGGCTGCCAGAAGAAGAAGCCGAGAGACGTCGAAATCGGCTCTACTCCAAGCCCTCTGAGCAGGAACGTCGGGCGCAAAGAGAGAGGCAgctgagagaggaagaggagcGCGAGAGGAGACCGCTCCAGGAGCAGCGGGGACAGCTGTATCGCGAAGAAGAGCAGCTCCTGCAAGAGGAAGAGCAGCTCCGACGGCGCCAGGAGCGAGAGGAGAGACAGCGGCGTCAGGAGCGAGGGAGGCAGCTGCGCGAGGAAGAGGCACTGCAGCGTCAGGACAGGTTCGGGCAGCTGCGGGATGGGGACTACGAAAGCTTCCGGGAAGAGCAGGAAAGTCAGCGGCGTGAAGAGGAGCAGGCTCGCCGGCGACAGATACGCGACCGGCAGCGCCAAGAAGAGGAGCGGCGCCGCGACCTCAAAGTCCAATGGCTGCCAGAAATAGAAGCCGAGAGACGCCGAAGCCGCCtctattccaagccctctgagcAGGAACGTCGGGAGCAAAGAGAGAGGCAGCttcaggaggaggaagagcagctCCAGAGCCTGGAACAGGAGGTAGAAAAGAGGCGTGAAGCCTTAGAGAAGAGGAAGCGCCAGGAGCAGCGAGACAGGCAGTACCGGGAGGAAAAGAAGCTCCAAGAGGAGAAAGAGCAGCTCCAGCGCCTGGAACGGGAGGAGAAGAGGCGCCAGGAACAACGGGACAGCCAGTACCGTGAGGAAGAACAGCTCCAGGAAGAGGAAGAACAGCTCCAGCGCCTGGAACAGGAGGTAGAAAAGAGACGTAAGGAGTTAGAGACGAGAAGACGCCAGGACGAGCGAGATGGACAATACCGGGAGGAAGAACAGCTCCAGGAGGAAGAAAGGCAACTCCGACGACTGGAAcaggagatagaaaagaaacGTGAGGAGCTAGAGAAGAGAAGGCGCCAGGAACAGCGAGATGGACAGTACCGGGAGGAAGAGAAACTCCGGAAGGAGGAAGAACAGCTCCGACGTCTGGAACAGGAGGTAGAAAAGAGACGTGAGGAGTTAGAGAAGAGGAGGCGCCAAGACCAACGAGATGGACAGTACCGGGAGGAAGAACAGCTCCAGGAGGAGGAAAGGCAACTCCGACGTCTGGAACAGGAGGTAGAAAAGAAACGTGAGGAGCTAGAGAAGAGAAGGCGCCAGGAACAGCGAGATGGACAGTACCGGGAGGAAGAGCAGCTCCAGCGCTTGGAACgcgaggaaaagagaaggagccAAGAGCAGCGAGACAGACAGAATAGAGAGGAAGAACAGCTCCAGGAAGAGGAAGAGCAGCTCCAGCGCCTGGAGCAGGAGGTAGAAAAGAGACGTGAGGAATTAGAGAAGAGAAGGCGCCAGGAGCAGCGGGACGGACAGTACCGGGAGGAAGAACAGCTCCAGGAAGAGGAAGAGCAGCTCCAGCGCCTGGAACAGGAGGTAGAAAAGAGACGTGAGGAATTAGAGAAGAGAAGGCGTCAGGAGCAGCGGAACAGACAATACCGGGAGGAAGAACAACTCAAGGAGGAGGAAAATCAGCTCCGACGTCTGGAACGGGAGGTAGAAAAGAGACGTGAGGGGTTAGAGAAGAAGAGGCGCCAGCTGAAGCGGGACAGAGAGTTCCGGGAGAAAGAACAGCtccaggaggaggaagaacagcttcaagaggaggaagagcagctccaggaggaggaagagcagctccaggaggaggaagagcagctCCAGGGTCTGGAAAGGGAGGTAGAAAAGAGACGAGAGGCATTAGAAAAAAGGAGACGCCAAGAGGAACGGGGTAGACAGTACCGGGAAGGCCAGAAGATCCAAGAGGAGGAAGAACAGCTCCAGAGCCTGGAACGGGAATTAGAAAAGAGACGTGAGGAGCTAGAGAAGAGGAGGCGCCAGGAACAGCGGGACAGACAGTACCGTGAGGAAGAAAAGctccaggaagaaaaagaacaattccaggaggaggaggagcagctcCAACGTCTGGAACAGGAGGTAGAAAAGAGACGTGAGAAGTTAGAGAAGAGAAGGCGCCAAGAGCGGTCGGGCGGACAGTACCGGGAAAGAGAGAAGCTCCAGGAGGAGGAACAGCTCCAAGAAGAGGAAGAGCAACTCCAGCGTCTGGAgcgggaggagaagaggaagcgCCTGGAGCAACGGGACGGACAGTACCGTGAGGAAGAACAGCTCcaagaggaggaagagcagcTCCAGCGTCTGGAGCGGGAGAAGAGGAGGCGCCAGGAGCAGCGGGACAGACAATACCGAGAGGAAGAACAGCTCCAAGAAGAAGAAGAGCAGCTCCAACGCCTGGAACAGGAGGTGGAAAAGAGACGTGCGGCGTTAGAGAAGAGGAGACGCCAGGAAAAGCGGGACAGACAGTACCGGGAAGAAGAACAGCTCCAGGcggaggaagagaagagacaaGAAGAACGAGAGGAGAAAAGGCCGCGCCTGCAGCAGCGAGACCGGCAAtacggggaggaggaggaggagctcgGATTTCAAGAGAGAGAAGAACAATATCCTGAGAGCGAGGAATTCCAAGAACAGGAGAGTGACCTGCCATTCCGTGAGGAAGCCCAGAGCCGGCGTCTGAAATGGCAGTGGCAACCCCAGAAGGAAAATGAAGCACGTAACCGAAGGCTTTACTCCAAACGTAGGGAGGATGAACAGAGAGATTGGGAGCAAGACGATTCTCAAGTCCGAGACTGGCCAGCAGATGATGATGACGAGTATGGTCGTGGAGACCTGGACAGACCGTTCCGGTACGAGAAATCTCGGCGGGGACAGGACAGGCAATTCTATCAGGACGACCAGGAAGAACGGAGATCCAGGCGGGAACGAGAGGCGGAGAAGCAACGTCTCCAAGAAAGGGATGAGCTGTCCCGGGAAGAAGAACAGAGGCTCCGACGGGAAAGGAGACGCCTCCAGGAACAAGATGGGAAATTCTTGGAGGAAGAGCAGTTGTCCCGAGAGGAACAAGaggaatatgaagaaaagaaaagatttcgtCAGAGCAGAGACAGGAAGTTCCGTGAGGAGCAGGAATTTCGCAGACAAGaccaagagagaaggaaaagactcACCCAGGCCCGAGACAGGCAACtccaggaggaggaagagctcTACCCTGAGGAACGAGACAGACAATACCGTAAGGAACGGGGCTCCCAGGAGGCCCGGGACAGGCAGTTCCAAGAGGAGGAGAGCGTACTCCGGCAGCAAAGAGAGGAACGAAGACGCAGACAGGAACAGTTCTTCGGGAAGGAGCGAGAGCAAGCACTAAGACGGCAGCAAGAACAAGACAGAACATTTCGTGAGGAAGAGCAGCTCCGTCGCCAGGAACGAGAACAAGAGCTGAGACGCCGACAAGAACGAGATAGGGCATTCCCCAGAGAAGAGCAGCTGAGAGACGAAGAACTAGAGCAAGAACAGAGACGCAGGCAGGAACGAGACAGCAAATTCCGAGAGCAAGAGCAAAGTCTCCAGCAAGCggtagaagaagaaaggagacaaCGTCTAGAACAAGACAGGAAGTTCCGTGAGGAAGAACAGCTTTACAGAGAGGAGCAGGAACAAAGACGTCGCCAGGAGCCGTCCAGGAGATCCCGTGAGGAAGAACAGCTCCGCAGACAAGAGCTAGAGCAGGAGCAGAGACGGCAGGAGCAGAGACGCCAGGAGCCCGCCAGGAGATCCCGTGAGGAAGAACAGCTCCGCAGACAAGAGCTAGAGCAGGAACGGGAGCAGAGGCGCCAGGAGCAGAGGCGGCAGGAGCCCGCCAGGAGATTCCGTGAGGAAGAACAGCTCCGCAGACAAGAGCTAGAGCAGGAACGGGAGCAGAGGCGCCAGGAGCCCGCCAGGAGATTCCGTGAGGAAGAACAGCTCCGCAGACAAGAGCTAGAGCAGGAACGGGAGCAGAGGCGGCAGGAGCCCGCCAGGAGATTCCGTGAGGAAGAACAGCTCCGCAGACAAGAGCTAGAGCAGGAACGGGAGCAGAGGCGCCAGGAGCCGGCCAGGAGATTCCGTGAGGAAGAACAGCTCCGCAGACAAGAGCTAGAGCAGGAACGGGAGCAGAGGCGCCAGGAGCCGGCCAGGAGATTCCGTGAGGAAGAACAGCTCCGCAGACAAGAGCTAGAGCAGGAACGGGAGCAGAGGCGCCAGGAGCCGGCCAGGAGATTCCGTGAGGAAGAACAGCTCCGCAGACAAGAGCTAGAGCAGGAACGGGAGCAGAGGCGCCAGGAGCCCGCCAGGAGATTCCGTGAGGAAGAACAGCTCCGCAGACAAGAGCTAGAGCAAGAACGGGAGCAGAGGCGCCAGGAGCCGGCCAGGAGATTCCGTGAGGAAGAACAGCTCCGCAGACAAGAGCTAGAGCAGGAACGGGAGCAGAGGCGGCAGGAGCCCGCCAGGAGATTCCGTGAGGAAGAACAGCTCCGCAGACAAGAGCTAGAGCAGGAACGGGAGCAGAGGCGCCAGGAGCCGGCCAGGAGATTCCGTGAGGAAGAACAGCTCCGCAGACAAGAGCTAGAGCAGGAACGGGAGCAGAGGCGCCAGGAGCCCGCCAGGAGATTCCGTGAGGAAGAACAGCTCCGCAGACAAGAGCTAGAGCAGGAACGGGAGCAGAGGCGCCAGGAGCCGGCCAGGAGATTCCGTGAGGAAGAACAGCTCCGCAGACAAGAGCTAGAGCAGGAACGGGAGCAGAGGCGCCAGGAGCCCGCCAGGAGATTCCGTGAGGAAGAACAGCTCCGCAGACAAGAGCTAGAGCAGGAACAGGAGCAGAGGCGCCAGGAGCGAGAGAAGAGAGTCCGCGACGAGCAGCTGCGCAGACAGGAGCGAGAAGGGCAGCGGTACAGTCAAGAGTTCGACGCGCAAACGCGGGGCCAGCTCCGAGAAAGGCAGTctagggaagaagacaagaatcGTAGGCAGTTGCAGGATTTTAGCTCCCGTCAAATTTCTAAACCAATTGTACGTTCCAGCCCACTGTATGAATATATTCAAGAACAAAGGTCCCAATATCGTCCATAG